Genomic DNA from uncultured Methanospirillum sp.:
TCATTCCTCAAAGGTGAACGCCAGGCCGAGAAGATCCCGACCCGTTCGGCAAAGAAGAGTTCAGGCTTTGAGATGCCTGACTCCATGCAGGTGGAGGTTGATGGTGAGACCTTCACAGTCAGGATCCTTGCCATCGGTGACCAGCAGGCTTCGGAGAAGCCCAAGGTTTCAGGGCCGCCAAAGCAGGATATGCCAGGCGGGGTCAAGAGCAACATGCAGGGAATGATCCTCGAGATGAAGGTCGGTCGTGGGGACGAAGTCAAGGCTGGCCAGCCCCTGCTTATCCTTGAGGCCATGAAGATGGAGAACCCGATCACCAGTCCGCGTGATGGTGTGGTTGCTGACATCTTCGTCGATACTGGTGACACGGTCCTGAGCGGCGACGTGCTCATGGTGATCGAATGAAGTATTTTGACAAGATACTCATTGCCAACCGGGGAGAGATCGCGATCAGGGTCATGCGCGCGTGCCGCGAACTCGGGATCGATACGGTCGCTGTTTATTCTGAAGCAGACAAAAACTCGCTCTTTGTTCACTATGCCGATGAGGCCTTTCCCGTAGGGCCGGCTCCGCCATCCAAGTCCTATTTGAACATGGAGCGGATCATCTCGGTGGCAAAGACCGCCGGGGCCGAGGCAATCCACCCGGGATATGGATTTCTCGCTGAAAACGCTGCGTTCTCAGGGCTTTGTGAAGAGGAAGGTATCACATTCATCGGCCCGAAGAAGAAGACCATCGCAGCGATGGGATCCAAGATCAGGTCCAAGCAGACGATGAAGGATGCCGGGGTCCCAGTCCTGCCCGGTACCGATGGCGGGATAGATGATCTTGAGATCGCAGCAAAGGTTGCAGATCAGATCGGATATCCGGTGATCGTGAAGGCCAGTGCTGGGGGTGGCGGAATCGGTATGCAGATCGTCCACGATCCTTCTGAGATCGAGGAGGCGATCGCTGGTGCGATGCGTATCGCTGAATCAGCATTCGGTGACCGGACAGTCTTCATCGAGAAGTACCTTCAGAAACCCAGGCATGTCGAGGTCCAGGTCTTCTGCGATGAGCATGACAACGGCGTTCACATGTTCGAGCGTGAGTGTTCGATCCAGCGCAGGCATCAGAAACTGATCGAGGAAGCCCCCTGCCCGGTGATGACACCAGAGCTGCGTGAGCGGATGACTGAGTCTGCCCTGAAGGTTGCAGAAGCGGTCGACTACGTGAACGCAGGTACGGTCGAGTTCCTGTACGACAACGGGAACTACTACTTCATGGAGATGAACACCAGGCTCCAGGTCGAACACACCATCACCGAACTGGTGACAGGTATCGATCTTGTCAGACAGCAGATCGTGGTTGCTGCAGGTGATCCCCTCGAGTATGCCCAGGAGGATATCACAATCAGGGGTCATGCCATCGAATGCCGAATCAACGCCGAAGATCCCCTAAACAACTTTGCCGCAGATCCCGGGAAGATCATCAGGTACCGTTCACCTGGCGGACCGGGAATCAGGCTTGACTCAGGTATTCATGCCGGGTACACAATCCCACCACACTATGACTCGATGATCGCCAAACTCTGTGCATGGGGAATGAACAGAGACCTGGCAATCGCCAGGATGCGTCGTGCAATCTACGAGTATGTGATCCTTGGTGTGAAGACAACCCTGCCACTCCATCACGCCGTCATGCACAACCCAGAGTTCATAGCAGGGAACACTCATACGCACTTCCTCCAGGAGGAGCATATCTTAAAGACACTCAAGCGGTACATCCAGGAGGACGAGACCAGGATGACCCAGCTTGCAACGCCTCTCAGGAATGATCGGAAGATTGCAGCCATCAGTGCAGGGCTGATCGCTGTTATTGAGAAGAATAAAGAATAATTTTTGCCTGAAAAAGACCTTTTCATCGGTCATGTATGGTGCCCCCAAAGGGGCACCGTTGGGGTTTTTATGCGCAGAACAGACAAGGAAGTCCGCGATCAGAGATGGATTGATGCTGTTCTCACGAAAGCCCTCTTTTGTCATCTGGCTATAAACGGTGATGAGTATCCCTGTCTGGTACCAATGAATTTCGTCTGGTATGAAGGGAGGCTCATCCTTCACTCTGCCCCCGACGGTGAGAAGATCAGATCACTTCGGAAAAACCCACGCGTGACATTTGCGGTAGAGACCGATCCCGAACTCGTTACCCATACCACTGCCTGTGGATATGGGATGCGGTACCGGAGTGTCATCGGACAGGGTATCGCCAGGTTTGTCGAAGAGTATGAGGAGAAGAACAACCTGCTCAAAGTACTCTCTGAAAAATACACGTCATACCGGGTTGATGATTTTCCACCAGACAAACTTGCTCACGTGGCCGTGTTCGTCATCACACCCGCATCGCTTACCGGGAAGAATTCGTGGTACCCGCTCGAAAGATGATACACCAGTTCATCGAATAATTAGTGGGTTGGGATAACTCTGAAGATATCAGACTGGGTCAGGATCCCAATCGGCTGCCCATCTTCAACAACAACCAGCCTGCCGATCTGCTTCTCCTTGAACTTACGGATGACCTCGTATATCTGGACTGAAGCATCGGCCTGCACAACCTCCTCGGTCATGACCTCGCTTACCGGTGCCTCAAGGCTGATCTTCTCCTCAATTGCCAGGAGAATATCGGTCATCGTGATGATGCCCATGAGGAAATTCCCTTCCATGACCGGTGCCCCATGAATCCGGTATTTATTGAAGAGATGGATCGCATCCATCAGAGTTGATCTTGTTGAGAGCATCTTGATCGGTGCGGTCATGTAACTGCGGATCGGTTTTTTTGGAAGCGATACCATCTCGAGGATAGAGACGATGAGTGCGGGTTCATTCTCATCCTTCCCAAACACTTCCCCTTTAATCATCAGTTTATTCATCGGAGTCGGGCCGATGGTGATCACATCCCCGATATTGAAGAGTTTCACGCTCCCGATGATCCTGATCTGGGCATGACAGATATCTGCATGCGAGAGGGTGGTGAAGATGATCTCTGCGACCTTGACACCGGGGATGACCTCACTGTCGCGGGAGATCTTTACCTCGTAGACCTCCCCATCCCGCTTCAGGTTGAGTTCCTTGTATGCGACGGCGGTCGGGTGATACCCGCCTTTGGGTCCGGGAATCCCGTCAACAAGGCCGATGGCCTTGAGCGCCTGCATCTGGTTTCTGACCGTTCCCGGGTTCCTGAGAATGATATCAGCGATCTCCTCCCCCTTGATCGGTATCGACTTCTTCTCATAGAGACTGATGAGGGTGATGAGGATATCGTTCTGGATAAGAGACAGATCCATAATGATCGATCATATAGTTTAGTCGAGATGGTTAAGAGGTTGACGTAGTTGTAAATGATTATCCCGTCAGCACCCCCACAGATCCCACAACAATAGAGCCTCGTATGGATACTAATAATCAACCGCAATCAATGAACTTCGAACGGATACCTACAGTTCCAACCGCAGACGAAGTCCTGGACAGGGCTCTTCGCCGTGCTGCGGCAAAGATGCGTGAGAAGAAGCAGAAGAAGCGTGCCTCAGAAGAGTTTGTGAGAGCAGCGTACCTCTCTGCTCACGACAAACTTGTCTCTGTCATCCAGGGGTTTCCTGAGATGGACAACCTCCCCCGGTTCTACCAGGATCTCTTCGAGGTGATCTGGGGTATAGAACGCCTTCGCAAGGCTCTCGGAGCTGTAGGCTGGGCAGCCAGGTGGTCAAAGGACCATAGGGGAGGTCTTGCCAAGGATGTCAGATTCTCCAGCGATGAGGATGCAACTGCCTCCCGGAAGAAGGCTGTGGCCAGGCTTGCATCAGTGGTTCACCAGATCGATGATCAACTCCTCTTCCTCAATGAGGTCAGGAATGTCATGCGCAAACTTCCGGTGATCGAGGATGTCTTCACCATCGTTGTGGCAGGATTCCCAAATGTGGGAAAGTCCTCATTCATCAGGAGAGTCTCGTCAGCAGAGCCTGAGATTGCGTCATACCCCTTCACCACCAAAGGGGTGATCATCGGTCACCGGTATGAACGCAGGGAGAAGATTCAACTTATCGACACCCCGGGACTGCTTGATCGGCCTGCAGAGGAGCGGAACGCAATCGAGAAGCAGGCGATATCAGCCATCATCAACACCGCTGATGTCATCCTGTTCATCCTTGACCCAAGTACCTACTGTGGGTTTCCCCTCGATGAGCAGATGCGTCTGCTCGAAGAGATCAAAGAACTTGTTCATGTGCCAGTAATAGCCGTGGTGAACAAGTCAGATGTGAAGACCCTTGAAGGGTACCAGGCGATGTCAACAGCGTCTGGTGAGGGGGTTGAGGAGGTTCTGGTAGCACTCCTCGCAGAAAAACCAGCACCCGGTGCCGCCCATCACCCGGGAAGACAGGGGTACTCAGATCCCGATCAGGAGCCAGCCGATAAGGAAGCCTATGATCGCCCCTCCATTAAGTGGCGGGAGTCCGGCTTGAGGCCTCCCCGACGAGACGAAATAGAGAAGTAATGCCATCCCTGTAACCGAGCCGATCATTGTTGTGATCACGGGCAGGGAAAATCCGAACATTCCTTTTTCAGGCAGAAATACCGCTGCTGATACGACAAGGATAGAGGGCATGATCAGATCCCCAAGTCCCATCAGGTATGCAGCCCGTTCAGGTCTCTTCTCCTCTTCTCCCGACCTGGAGCCCGAAGCCTCAACAGATGCTTCTGGCTTTACTATCCCGCCGACACCGTCCCTGATGAACGAATATCCTTCCTTCCTGGGAACAACAACCATGATCGGCATCCGGTTCTCGATGACACCTTCGGCAAGGGTCAGCATGTGTTTTGTCCGGTACACCGATATTGCGTCATAGACTGCAAGAAGAACCAGCAGTAGAATAACCGGTACCGGTTCGAGTGAGATCCCAAATATCGAGGAGATCCCTGCAGAGAGGAGCACCCCGAGTACATCAACCACGTACCACTCAGGATATTTTGCAAGGAGAACAGTCGCCCCTACCGAGAGGAGCAGTCCGCCACCAACAGAAACGACCGAACTAACACCGGCGAGTGAGAAGAGACCGGTGAAGACATAGATGAATGAAAGGAAGAGTGATGCCCAGATGAGCAACTGGAGAGCCCACTTCTGGTGATACTTCAGCAGAACAAGCAGGACCACGGTGAATCCGAGCAGCATCGCAATGAACCAGATCGGGTTTTCGAGTGATGAAGGATCTTCAAAGACAGCATACCCGGACTGGATCATTGGGACTGACAGGATTACCGCACCGATCTCTACGAGCAGGAGCATCAGGGGCATTGCAGCGAGGGCGAGGAGCGGGTTCAACGCTCTTCCACCTGCATAATGAGAATTCGGAGACTGATTATCAGATGATTCCATGTGCCTAAGAGGGAAGAGGCTGACTGGTACATAATCATATCTCCCCATAAGCGGCCATTTCGTAGGTTTTCATTCGTGTAAATGGATCACAGAAGAACCACCAGTTACGCGCATATTCAGCCAGTGGACAAATCCCTATAACTCAGTGAGAATAGATACATCAGGTGAAGTGCCGGTTGCATGGTCTGATACATATTGGAACACGAATTCGCGACCGGTGATCAATACGGAGAGAAGAGATGGGTGTAGCCTTACGGGATATCATCGCCCCCTATAAACATCCGGCAGAGCCACAGGATCTGACCGGTGTTGCATCTGTTGATGCATACAACGCGCTCTATCAGTTTCTGTCCATCATCAGGCAGCCGGACGGGACCCCGCTCATGGACAAAGAAGGGAGGGTGACATCCCATCTTTCAGGAATATTTTACCGCACCAGCAACTTTCTCCAGCAGGGCATACAGCCGGTCTGGATCTTTGACGGGAAACCTCCGGAACTGAAGAGCAGGACGATAGATGAGCGTCGTGCTGTGAGAGAAGAGGCGCAGGAAAAATGGGAGCAGGCAAAGCGTGAAGGTGACACGGCCGGCGCATTCAGGTATGCCATGGCTTCATCCAGACTTGATGATGAGGTTTTACACTCTGCACGTAAACTGCTGGATCTGCTCGGAGTCCCGGTGCTTGATGCTCCTTCCGAGGGAGAGGCTGAAGCATCCAACATGGTCCGCACCGGTGCAGCCCGGTATGTTGCATCTCAGGATTATGACACCCTGCTCTTCGGAGCACCACTCCTGGTGAGAAATCTTACCGTATCAGGAAAGAGGAGACTCCATGGCAGGATGGTAAATGTCCAGCCTGAAACCGTAATTCTTGATGAAGTACTCACAGGTCTGGGATTAAGCAGGGAGGATCTCATCGACGTTGCAATCCTAGTGGGGACAGATTTCAACGAAGGAGCAGCAGGAGTCGGTGCCAAAACTGCCCTGAAAAGAGTAAAGGCAGGTGAGTTCGGGGAGGTCATCTCATCAAAACTCCCTAATCTTGATCCTGAACCAGTCAGAGATTTCTTCCTCAACCCGCCAGTTTCGGACGGGTATCCGATCGAATGGAAAATACCAGACCACCATAGGATCATAACGTTTCTCTGCGGAGATTACGGATTTTCTGAGGAGCGGATAAACCCGATCCTTGAGAAGATCAGCGGCAGAGGAAAACAGAGAACCCTTGATAGTTGGTTCTGATCTCCTGGTATCCCAGAAAGAAAAGAGCCCGGTATCATTTTTCTTTTCTGACCCGATATCTGATCAGGAAATATGATCAGATCATCCGGTATCAATACGCACAGGAGTCTGCTCTGGATCTTTATCGCAGGGATGATATGTGGATCATCATTCATCTGGTCTGCCACTGCCGATCTTGTGAATACAGATAATGAAACGGTGACAGCAGAGTACGAGAACGGGACAGTGACTGCGGAATGGGCCGTTGATTTTACGGCATCTCCTCTCGAAGGATATCCCCCGGTCTGTGCCAAGTTCAATCTTGACGGACCGTTTGGTGATTATCTCTGGGACTTTGGAGACGGGAGTACCTCTAGTGCCCGAAATCCGGTTCACTGTTACCAGAAGGCTGGTTCATACTGGGTGAAACTGAAGTACTCTGTCGGTGAGATCACGGGTGAGGTCAACAAGGAGGATTACATAAAGGTCAAAAATCCCGCCGAACTTGTGGATTATACCGCTGATCCCGTGAACGGAACCGTCCCGCTGACCGTCCAGTTTGAGTTGACGGGAAACCCTACAAGTATTCTCTGGGATTTTGATGACGGAGAAGAGAGCAGCGACGCTAATCCAAAACACCTGTATCAGCACTCAGGATATTACTCTCCAACCCTGACCTACTGTGCAGGCGGGGCCTGCGATAAGATATCAAAATACAACTACATCCAGGTCTCCCCTGGCGAGGAGGTCAATTTCACTGCCGAAAAACTGGAAGGAGTCGCTCCTCTCTCAACCAAGTTTCTCGTCACCGGCCCTGCAGAGACATTCTCCTGGGACTTCGGGGACGGGACCACCTCATACGAAAAAAATCCCGGCCATTACTACGATAAGCCAGGCAATTACACAGTCACCCTGACATACTCCATCGCAGAGGCCAGTTATACTCTGACAAGGACTGATTACATTCATGCCACATCCAAGTATGCACCTGACTTTAACGGATCACCACGGCGTGGGGTCGCTCCTCTCTGCGTTGATCTTGATATGATCAATCCACCGCAGTCATGGCTCTGGATGTTTGGAGATAATACAACTTCACCTGATTCCCACGGATCTCATTGCTACGGATTCAGCGGGAGCTACGATGTCGGACTCCATTACTGTTACAACGGATATTGCAGCGATGTCATCAAACCGGGGTTTGTCACTGTAGATTCACCCAGGATATTCTCTGATCGAGGCGATGATGAAGCGACGGTGAAATTCAGATCAGATGCAGGTGAAGGACTCAGGTATATATGGGATTTTGGTGATTCTGCCACATCAGAGAGTGCAGCACCAACCCACCGATACAGTGAGCCTGGTGAGTATAATGTAACCCTTTCAGTTCTTGGTACCTGCGGCTGTACGGCAAAGACCTCCGCAAGGGTCGCAGTCAACCCTAAAAACCCGATTGATTTCTCTGCTACACCGCTCGAAGGGTGTGCCCCACACAGTGTCCAGTTCAGTACTGCACCACCCGCATCACTTGCAGAGAAGCAGAAGTGGGACTTTGGCGATGGTGAGACAAGCACGGAAAACAACCCGTTCCATAGTTACCAGTTTCCAGGAATATACTCGGTCACACTTGTGAAAGAATTTCCCGACCGCCAGGAGAACGTGACCAAGTCTGATTATATCCAGGTGTATGAGGTTCCGCATTCATCCTTCTCGATGAACCCTTCTTCAGGAGTTGCCCCGACAACGATCACCTTTACTGACACCACCACAGGGTACGAGTCAAAGCGATCCTGGGACTTCGGCGATGATGTAACCGGGACCGAGGCACGGATGGAACATCAGTACACCCAGGAAGGAGTGTTCAACGTCTCGCTGACCGTCTGGGGAAAAGGTGACTGCCATAAGAGTGTGACTCATGATGTCAGGATTGCAAGTCAGAAAGATGTGAAATATGATCTTACCGGGCTTCCACGGCGAGGAACCGCCCCGTTGTCCACATCCTTTAAGATAACAGGCAGTCCATACCAGTGGTCTATAGATTTTGGTGACGGCAGCAAGCCGACTTCAGAACAGAACCCTTTCCATACCTATACGACACCCGGCGCGTACAGTCCGAAACTACAGGCCTGTGATGCAGGCGGGTGTGAAGACATTGTCAAACAAGACTACGTAGTGGCAATCCCTCCATCCTATCAGACCCTGACCCTTTCA
This window encodes:
- a CDS encoding acetyl-CoA carboxylase biotin carboxylase subunit, producing the protein MKYFDKILIANRGEIAIRVMRACRELGIDTVAVYSEADKNSLFVHYADEAFPVGPAPPSKSYLNMERIISVAKTAGAEAIHPGYGFLAENAAFSGLCEEEGITFIGPKKKTIAAMGSKIRSKQTMKDAGVPVLPGTDGGIDDLEIAAKVADQIGYPVIVKASAGGGGIGMQIVHDPSEIEEAIAGAMRIAESAFGDRTVFIEKYLQKPRHVEVQVFCDEHDNGVHMFERECSIQRRHQKLIEEAPCPVMTPELRERMTESALKVAEAVDYVNAGTVEFLYDNGNYYFMEMNTRLQVEHTITELVTGIDLVRQQIVVAAGDPLEYAQEDITIRGHAIECRINAEDPLNNFAADPGKIIRYRSPGGPGIRLDSGIHAGYTIPPHYDSMIAKLCAWGMNRDLAIARMRRAIYEYVILGVKTTLPLHHAVMHNPEFIAGNTHTHFLQEEHILKTLKRYIQEDETRMTQLATPLRNDRKIAAISAGLIAVIEKNKE
- a CDS encoding pyridoxamine 5'-phosphate oxidase family protein — its product is MRRTDKEVRDQRWIDAVLTKALFCHLAINGDEYPCLVPMNFVWYEGRLILHSAPDGEKIRSLRKNPRVTFAVETDPELVTHTTACGYGMRYRSVIGQGIARFVEEYEEKNNLLKVLSEKYTSYRVDDFPPDKLAHVAVFVITPASLTGKNSWYPLER
- a CDS encoding CBS domain-containing protein, with product MDLSLIQNDILITLISLYEKKSIPIKGEEIADIILRNPGTVRNQMQALKAIGLVDGIPGPKGGYHPTAVAYKELNLKRDGEVYEVKISRDSEVIPGVKVAEIIFTTLSHADICHAQIRIIGSVKLFNIGDVITIGPTPMNKLMIKGEVFGKDENEPALIVSILEMVSLPKKPIRSYMTAPIKMLSTRSTLMDAIHLFNKYRIHGAPVMEGNFLMGIITMTDILLAIEEKISLEAPVSEVMTEEVVQADASVQIYEVIRKFKEKQIGRLVVVEDGQPIGILTQSDIFRVIPTH
- a CDS encoding GTPase; the protein is MNFERIPTVPTADEVLDRALRRAAAKMREKKQKKRASEEFVRAAYLSAHDKLVSVIQGFPEMDNLPRFYQDLFEVIWGIERLRKALGAVGWAARWSKDHRGGLAKDVRFSSDEDATASRKKAVARLASVVHQIDDQLLFLNEVRNVMRKLPVIEDVFTIVVAGFPNVGKSSFIRRVSSAEPEIASYPFTTKGVIIGHRYERREKIQLIDTPGLLDRPAEERNAIEKQAISAIINTADVILFILDPSTYCGFPLDEQMRLLEEIKELVHVPVIAVVNKSDVKTLEGYQAMSTASGEGVEEVLVALLAEKPAPGAAHHPGRQGYSDPDQEPADKEAYDRPSIKWRESGLRPPRRDEIEK
- a CDS encoding presenilin family intramembrane aspartyl protease PSH is translated as MESSDNQSPNSHYAGGRALNPLLALAAMPLMLLLVEIGAVILSVPMIQSGYAVFEDPSSLENPIWFIAMLLGFTVVLLVLLKYHQKWALQLLIWASLFLSFIYVFTGLFSLAGVSSVVSVGGGLLLSVGATVLLAKYPEWYVVDVLGVLLSAGISSIFGISLEPVPVILLLVLLAVYDAISVYRTKHMLTLAEGVIENRMPIMVVVPRKEGYSFIRDGVGGIVKPEASVEASGSRSGEEEKRPERAAYLMGLGDLIMPSILVVSAAVFLPEKGMFGFSLPVITTMIGSVTGMALLLYFVSSGRPQAGLPPLNGGAIIGFLIGWLLIGI
- the fen gene encoding flap endonuclease-1; this translates as MGVALRDIIAPYKHPAEPQDLTGVASVDAYNALYQFLSIIRQPDGTPLMDKEGRVTSHLSGIFYRTSNFLQQGIQPVWIFDGKPPELKSRTIDERRAVREEAQEKWEQAKREGDTAGAFRYAMASSRLDDEVLHSARKLLDLLGVPVLDAPSEGEAEASNMVRTGAARYVASQDYDTLLFGAPLLVRNLTVSGKRRLHGRMVNVQPETVILDEVLTGLGLSREDLIDVAILVGTDFNEGAAGVGAKTALKRVKAGEFGEVISSKLPNLDPEPVRDFFLNPPVSDGYPIEWKIPDHHRIITFLCGDYGFSEERINPILEKISGRGKQRTLDSWF
- a CDS encoding PKD domain-containing protein — translated: MIRSSGINTHRSLLWIFIAGMICGSSFIWSATADLVNTDNETVTAEYENGTVTAEWAVDFTASPLEGYPPVCAKFNLDGPFGDYLWDFGDGSTSSARNPVHCYQKAGSYWVKLKYSVGEITGEVNKEDYIKVKNPAELVDYTADPVNGTVPLTVQFELTGNPTSILWDFDDGEESSDANPKHLYQHSGYYSPTLTYCAGGACDKISKYNYIQVSPGEEVNFTAEKLEGVAPLSTKFLVTGPAETFSWDFGDGTTSYEKNPGHYYDKPGNYTVTLTYSIAEASYTLTRTDYIHATSKYAPDFNGSPRRGVAPLCVDLDMINPPQSWLWMFGDNTTSPDSHGSHCYGFSGSYDVGLHYCYNGYCSDVIKPGFVTVDSPRIFSDRGDDEATVKFRSDAGEGLRYIWDFGDSATSESAAPTHRYSEPGEYNVTLSVLGTCGCTAKTSARVAVNPKNPIDFSATPLEGCAPHSVQFSTAPPASLAEKQKWDFGDGETSTENNPFHSYQFPGIYSVTLVKEFPDRQENVTKSDYIQVYEVPHSSFSMNPSSGVAPTTITFTDTTTGYESKRSWDFGDDVTGTEARMEHQYTQEGVFNVSLTVWGKGDCHKSVTHDVRIASQKDVKYDLTGLPRRGTAPLSTSFKITGSPYQWSIDFGDGSKPTSEQNPFHTYTTPGAYSPKLQACDAGGCEDIVKQDYVVAIPPSYQTLTLSPGWNLVSTPFSLEPGQDTMGIFASVDTASHSLYSWDSTTDQWKRVTKDTRLDPLTAVWIYAAKPAGVTLPMATAGPEGNLTRPLSAGWNLMSIPGTKLTSPDTILRNQDWSYILGFNAQSQQYDAPVQKENESGQLIDPKQGYWLYMGNPGTLVTPAI